From a single Brassica oleracea var. oleracea cultivar TO1000 chromosome C5, BOL, whole genome shotgun sequence genomic region:
- the LOC106343886 gene encoding transcription initiation factor TFIID subunit 7-like: MRVLNGLLSQPGRERYTQVLSPTFEPGTTWFGRDKGRLSRKIRKICTNKFDDPFYSWSVVPTDDDNELFLKSTFTSKRGRPYGLGSLEDTLVNGKRKYAECSSSAFLDLQQQLAEAHRKIQKQAAYNSKLKRQQNKQTKHFSIMEKFLSANNPMYVEFKASNQDEEEDDDDDDEEEEDGDDDEDGEDDD; this comes from the exons ATGAGGGTTCTTAACGGCTTGCTTTCCCAGCCAGGCCGAGAGCGCTACACTCAGGTTCTTTCTCCCACCTTCGAACCTGGAACCACATG GTTTGGTCGTGACAAGGGCAGACTTTCCCGGAAGATCAGAAAGATCTGTACAAACAAATTTGATGATCCTTTCTACAGTTGGAGTGTTGTTCCTACGGATGATGACAATGAGCTCTTCCTTAAG TCCACTTTCACAAGTAAAAGAGGCAGACCCTATGGATTAGGCAGTCTGGAGGATACTCTTGTGAATGGGAAGCGGAAGTATGCTGAATGCTCATCTTCAGCATTCTTGGACCTCCAACAACAGCTGGCTGAAGCTCACCGCAAGATCCAGAAGCAGGCAGCTTACAACTCCAAGCTAAAAAGGCAGCAAAACAAGCAGACAAAACACTTTTCTATAATGGAAAAGTTTTTGTCTGCAAATAATCCTATGTATGTGGAATTCAAAGCTTCTAATCAAGATGAAGAAGAAGATGATGATGATGATGATGAAGAAGAAGAAGATGGAGATGATGATGAAGATGGTGAAGATGATGATTAG
- the LOC106344241 gene encoding putative zinc finger protein CONSTANS-LIKE 11 has product MGSLMCENCNMTRAIVHCEDHLARFCFQCDLTLHYVTVDSPDHSRFLLCNNCVSQTAAVQCHDQGLSLCQTCFSNANDASRILLCNVSNNNSGYSFSPLFDLDSSSSSSSSSFIDPNWGSPFVPLPPNYGDSSSSFGIFQNFDNYTKNSSDRQVQKLQPDYLDIPKDSSCSGFDSYETKEIENICLSNFYDYKALFDLKECFTGDELILTDQIIINKITKHNADTKAEVIPSLSSVMSSVTHKDYNTEALANASCEDYKKNQMICAKAKEEINSNVEIFPNAFTQLDCGPSQLILTDVHDMSLWDDQTPASRAYDPQARLEALKRYFGKKEKRKFGKQIRYESRKSTADTKRRLKGRFTKAGADYDYDPRANNNSKETNKFMT; this is encoded by the exons ATGGGATCACTGATGTGCGAGAATTGCAATATGACAAGAGCCATTGTTCACTGTGAGGATCATTTGGCTAGGTTTTGTTTTCAGTGCGACTTGACTTTGCACTATGTGACTGTGGATAGTCCCGATCACTCGCGGTTTCTGCTGTGCAATAACTGCGTTTCGCAGACCGCGGCTGTCCAGTGCCATGACCAAGGATTGTCCCTATGCCAAACATGTTTTTCAAATGCCAATGACGCCTCGCGTATTCTTCTTTGTAACGTTTCTAATAATAATTCGGGTTATAGTTTTTCACCACTTTTCGATCTTGATTCCTCTTCCTCGTCTTCTTCATCTTCTTTCATTGATCCCAATTGGGGATCTCCATTTGTCCCGTTACCTCCCAATTATGGAGACTCATCATCATCTTTTGGAATTTTTCAAAATTTTGACAATTATACAAAGAATAGTAGTGATCGTCAAGTGCAAAAGCTTCAACCCGATTATTTGGACATTCCTAAG GATAGTTCATGTTCAGGCTTCGATTCTTACGAAACTAAAGAGATAGAGAACATCTGTTTGAGCAATTTTTACGACTACAAGGCACTATTCGACCTAAAAGAATGTTTCACCGGGGACGAGTTGATCCTAACTGATCAGATAATAATCAATAAAATAACGAAACACAATGCAGATACCAAGGCAGAG GTTATACCATCTTTGTCATCGGTTATGTCATCAGTAACACATAAAGATTACAACACTGAAGCTTTGGCTAATGCAAGTTGTGAAGATTACAAGAAGAATCAAATGATTTGCGCAAAGGCAAAGGAAGAGATCAACAGTAATGTGGAAATCTTCCCAAACGCTTTTACTCAGCTTGATTGTGGCCCATCGCAGTTGATTCTGACAGATGTCCATGATATGTCACTATGGGACGATCAAACACCTGCATCTCGTGCATATGATCCGCAAGCACGATTAGAAGCATTGAAGAGATATTTCGGAAAGAAGGAGAAACGCAA GTTTGGGAAGCAAATTAGATATGAATCTCGAAAATCTACAGCTGATACGAAGAGACGATTGAAAGGAAGATTTACAAAGGCTGGTGCAGATTATGATTATGATCCACGAGCAAATAATAATAGTAAAGAGACTAATAAATTCATGACCTAA